Genomic DNA from Campylobacter concisus:
TCGCCAAAACGAAGCGAGTTCATGTTCGCAACAACTCTTGCGCCCATCGTAAAGACGTCTCTTAAAATTCCACCAACTCCAGTGGCAGCACCTTGAAACGGCTCGATAAAGCTTGGATGGTTGTGACTCTCCATCTTAAACACAGCCGCAACCCCGTCTCCAACGTCGATGACACCGGCATTTTCGCCAGGTCCTTGGATGACCCAAGGGGCCTTTGTCGGAAAGCCGTTTAGGTATTTTTTGCTTGATTTATAGCTGCAGTGCTCGCTCCACATCGCCGAAAATATGCCAAGCTCTAGTAAATTTGGCTCGCGTCCTAAAATTTTTAAGATCTCTTCATACTCTTCGTCGCTGATTTTATGTGCTTGTATGGTAGCTTTATCCATTGATGTAACCTTTTAAGAATTTTAGGCCATTTTACAATCTTGCTTATAAAAAGTTACTAAAAAGCCTTTTGAAATTTAGCAGAATAAAGCATTATTGAGAGAATTTTGCCTACTTTGATAAGGCCTTTTTTGTAGTAGCATTTTTAAAAATTTATGCCAGTGTTTTATTTTAACTAGCATAGCAATAAAAAGTGGCAAAATTTTCAAACCTAGCTCGTAGCTATTTTGTTGCCACTTTTATTTATATTTGCAGTTTTATTTCTGGTTTAAATTTCTATTTCGTATTTTTAAAAACTTTTTCAAGATGCGCTTCATACTCTTTTATGTATCTTGGTACATCTGGCATCTTGATCACATCATTGCACATAAAATATGGAAGTGGCTTCATGCCCAAAAACTCATTTACCTTTCTAAAATGAAAATAAACCCCATCGATCCCGCGCGCTTCAAAAAACTCGTTTGGATCGCTAAATGCCTCAGCTGGAGCATTCCAAGTAAGGCTTAGCATAAATTTCTTTTCATTTAGCAAGCCGCCCTTGCCGTAGTTTTTAGTTGGATCGACCCTGTGCCTGCCATCACTCGTATAAAGCTTGCCGTGGCCTGCGGTAAAGACCTCGTCGATATATTTTTTAACTATCCAAGGCTCACCCATCCACCAAGCTGGCATCTGCCAAACTACTGCGTCCATCCATAGAAATTTCTCAACTTCAGCCTCGATATCATAGCCTTGATATATCACGGTTTGCTTTATCTCGTGACACATTTTTACGAGCTTCTCACATGCAAGGTCGTGAAGTGTTTGATTTAATCTGCCATCTGAGTGGGCAAATTTTTTACCGCCATTTATAAGTAAAATTTTCATCGTATCTCCTTAAAAAATGAAAATTTTAACCAAAAAAACTATCATTTTCCTAAACAAAAATGGCTAAACATCTCGTCTAAAATTTCACTTCTCTCAAATGGCTTTGTGATGCTTGCAAGCGCCTTTATCGCACTATTTAGCTCATAAGCAAAAATTTCTAGTTCATCTTCGCTGAGCCTCAAAAACGCTCTTTTTAAAGCCTCACTCGCCTCTTTACAGCTTAAAATTTGGCGGTTTGAGCTTAGCATGATCTCATCAGTATCTTGCGTCTTGAGATATTCCTCAAGCTCTTTTAAAACTACGCTCGTATCAGTTTTTGCTGAAATTTTGATAGCACCCTCTAGCTCTATGTCAAATTTAAATGCAAGATCGCTTTTGTTTAGGATAAAAAAGGCTTTTTTGTTTGAGTTAGAAACGAGCTTTATTATCTCTTTGTCTTGCTCATCGCTTGGATTTGAGCCATCAAAAATAGCCAGGATAATATCAGCCTCGTTTATAGCAGAAATAGAATAGTTTATACCGATTTGCTCGATCTTCCCAGCATCTTTTCTGATGCCAGCGGTATCTATTATACGAACTAGATGTGAGCCGATCTTGAAATTTTCTTCTATCCTGTCTCTAGTAGTGCCCGCCTCGTCGCTAACGATCGCCCTCTCGTATGCCAAAAATGAGTTTAAGATAGAGCTTTTGCCAACATTTGGCTTACCAACGATAGCGATCTTAAAGCCATCTATCAGTCCTCTTCTTTGCTCGCTAAGAGTTGCTATGCGCTCTAGCTTCTTGCTATTTTTTAAAAGCATCTGCTTAGTCTGCTCTAGTAAATTTGCTGGCAGATCATCATCAGCATAGTCAATCATCGTCTCAACAAAAGCAAGAGTTTTGACCGCTTCGCCCCTGATCTCGCCTACAAATTTACTAAGATCGCCTTGCATCTGGCGGGTCAAAATTTTAGCAGCGATCTCGCTTTTTGAAGTGATGAGCCCTTGCATAGCCTCAGCCTTGGCTAGATCCATCTTGCCATTTAAAAATGCTCGCTTGCTAAACTCGCCTGGCATAGCAAGCCTAGCACCAGCCTTTATTAGTTCATTTAAAATTCTCTCGCTCACCATCACGCCGCCATGAGTTTGAAACTCGACGATATCCTCGCCTGTGAAGCTTGATGGAGCTTTAAAATATATAACGATGCCCTCGTCTAAAATTTCATCATCAAGGGAGTAAATTTTGGCTAGTTTTGCGTATCTTGGCTCTAAATTTGAAAGTTTAAGAAGTTTTAAAGAGGTGGCCAGAGCGTCCTTACCACTAAGCCTTACGATAGAAACTGAGCCGATGCCATAAGCTGTGGCAAGGGCTGCGATAGTTTCACTCATTTTTTGAAAAAGTCATTTACAACGACAAATTTGCCGTCATTGCCACTTTTTATGCCGACATATTTATCTGGAAATTTTTCGCGAAGCTTTTCAAGCGCGATCTTGACCAAAACCCCGTCAAGTGGCTTTGTTTGAGCTCTGCCACTATTTTGCACACGCTCGATCACGCCATTTAGATATTGATCCATCATCGCTTCTTGATTTTGCAAAAATTGCGCGATTTCAAGGCGGATAGCAAGGTTGTATTTTGAGTTTAGCCAGTTATAAAGCATGTAAGATATCGCTTTATACCTATAACCTTCTTTACCTATAAGTAGAGCCGCATCAGCTCCATCAAGCTCTATAAGCACCGTTTCATCGTCAAATTTGCTAACTTCAATTTTACTAATATCAAAACAACTTGCCTTAAAAAGACTATTCATGCCCTCTTTGATCTCAGGTAAAATTTTATCAAAGTCGATTGTTGCTTTTTCTTTTTTTTCTTTTTGTAAAGCTTGAGCCGCACTATCTTCATCAGTTTGGTTAAAATTTTCAATAATAGAATTATCTAAAATATTTTTAGGAGCATTTTTGCTAGCTTGTGGCTCCTTTATTTCTTTTGGCTCGTCAAGTCTCTTTATCACATATCCTGGTTCAGCTTCTTCACCCTTTTGAGCAAACGCATCTTTAGCTAGAGCTTCATTTTTTTCACTTAAATTTGACTTTTCATTTTTATGTTCTTTTTGCTCAAATTTAGTTTCGCTTTTTTCATCTCTATGTTTTTTAGGGCCTCGCTTTTTATCACTATGATCGTGTTTTTTAGCTTGCTTTTTATCTTCTTTTATAGCCTCGTTCTCATCATTTTTTTTAACAAAATTTTTATCATTTTTTGGCTTGTGTTGTGGTTTTGGCTGATTTTCTAAATTTGCTTCAATGATCGCACTTCTTTTAAAAAATCCAAAAAAACCACTGCTTGGATGCTGTAAAACTTTTATATCAAGCTGAGTTACTGAGCAGTTAAGCTGCTCGGCTGCCTTTTGAAATGCCTCTTGAAGGGTATTTGCTTCTATTTTCATTAAGCCTTTACCTCCGTAGCTTTTTTATGTTTTTCAAAAAGTTTGTTTACAAATACTTGTTGAACAACCGAGCAAACGTTATTTACAAACCAGTAAAGTGTAAGACCAGCTGGGAATGTCACAAAAAAAAATGTAAATATAAGAGGTAAAAATTTCATCACCTTTTCTTGCATAGGATCAGCAAATGTCGTTGGTGTAAGCTTTTGCT
This window encodes:
- a CDS encoding NAD(P)H-dependent oxidoreductase, which produces MKILLINGGKKFAHSDGRLNQTLHDLACEKLVKMCHEIKQTVIYQGYDIEAEVEKFLWMDAVVWQMPAWWMGEPWIVKKYIDEVFTAGHGKLYTSDGRHRVDPTKNYGKGGLLNEKKFMLSLTWNAPAEAFSDPNEFFEARGIDGVYFHFRKVNEFLGMKPLPYFMCNDVIKMPDVPRYIKEYEAHLEKVFKNTK
- the mnmE gene encoding tRNA uridine-5-carboxymethylaminomethyl(34) synthesis GTPase MnmE — encoded protein: MSETIAALATAYGIGSVSIVRLSGKDALATSLKLLKLSNLEPRYAKLAKIYSLDDEILDEGIVIYFKAPSSFTGEDIVEFQTHGGVMVSERILNELIKAGARLAMPGEFSKRAFLNGKMDLAKAEAMQGLITSKSEIAAKILTRQMQGDLSKFVGEIRGEAVKTLAFVETMIDYADDDLPANLLEQTKQMLLKNSKKLERIATLSEQRRGLIDGFKIAIVGKPNVGKSSILNSFLAYERAIVSDEAGTTRDRIEENFKIGSHLVRIIDTAGIRKDAGKIEQIGINYSISAINEADIILAIFDGSNPSDEQDKEIIKLVSNSNKKAFFILNKSDLAFKFDIELEGAIKISAKTDTSVVLKELEEYLKTQDTDEIMLSSNRQILSCKEASEALKRAFLRLSEDELEIFAYELNSAIKALASITKPFERSEILDEMFSHFCLGK
- a CDS encoding Jag N-terminal domain-containing protein, which produces MKIEANTLQEAFQKAAEQLNCSVTQLDIKVLQHPSSGFFGFFKRSAIIEANLENQPKPQHKPKNDKNFVKKNDENEAIKEDKKQAKKHDHSDKKRGPKKHRDEKSETKFEQKEHKNEKSNLSEKNEALAKDAFAQKGEEAEPGYVIKRLDEPKEIKEPQASKNAPKNILDNSIIENFNQTDEDSAAQALQKEKKEKATIDFDKILPEIKEGMNSLFKASCFDISKIEVSKFDDETVLIELDGADAALLIGKEGYRYKAISYMLYNWLNSKYNLAIRLEIAQFLQNQEAMMDQYLNGVIERVQNSGRAQTKPLDGVLVKIALEKLREKFPDKYVGIKSGNDGKFVVVNDFFKK